The DNA region AAATGCTGTTGTATAGAACTACATCTCTCTTAAACCCTTCCTGCAGACAGACACTAGAGTTTTACACAAAGTCCTTAAAAATCTATAAGTAGTTTCTCAGCAGAACCTGCTCGTAAAGCATCATCTTCGCATCCATCATCAGGGGTAAAATTGCTTCCAGGCAAATGCTTCTTAACCTTAACAAAAGGATATCATCTGATGAGTTTATGCGTGCAGGTCCTTGTTTGAGCTCCATGCCGGGCCTTTTGCTACAACACCATCACCTAAAATTGTGGCTCCATTCTCCACGCTTATCAGAGGATCCGTTTCACTTTCCTTCGGCTACAAACATTAGTAGGGCCAATGGTTTCAGCAAATTAGATTACTGCGTTATGCTAGTAATACTACTACCATATACACGTGGGCGTCTTGCATGTTCTAGGGAAAAGATGTAGCATCAACAAGAGGGAGTACCTGGGCCATCTGTGTGGTCACTTCATTCGCTTTTTGCTGGCTCTCGACTGTGCAGTAGTAAGAATAGAGTACCATCCCAATTACAGCAATTAAGATACCCAAAATATTGCGCCAGCTAAAAGGGTCGTGCAGCAGCACGTAGCCAAAGGCCAAGACTAGACAAGTCTTCAGATGTCCGAGGACTTGATAGGTTACTGGAGATGTTTTTCCAATGACCAAAAAGGTACTGAAGTTCACAGAAACAGAAATCAAGCAGGATAGAACGATGAAGAACTGCAGCCAAGATAGGACATTTAGTCAAGTCAGTTCCATCATCAGCATATTATGCACGAGAGAGATTGATCAAAGTCTTGAATCTCACCAGCACTTGAGGGGTATATTTAAAAGCAAAGACATTCTGATTCGTCAAGAGACCATCCAGGAAAGGGCCAATGACAAACAAAGTTATTGCCTGGTAGGGACAGGACTGATACAGGAGCTGCGTTGAAGAAACTTTGAACTTCTTCTGGATGGTATTCGTCATCTAAAAGAAATGGTCAAGGTCTAACACAAAAAGCAATACTATCTTGATCGCCAGAGGTATAGCCCAAAAAATTGTGAACAAATTCTGTGCGATAAAATCTAATTTACTTCACTAGAAAAGCAGGATGTAATTAGGAGATTAAATAGATAAGTTCACATCTACCAAGGATACAATCTGAGCAACGCAAGTAGTGACAACAGCAAGCAGTGACAATATAGAACCCAAGGCATTGAGCTGCAAATCAGTAACAGTTGCAATCCCAACACCCACAAGAAGGATCAGAAGTGAACCTTGTACGCTCTTACTGGAAATAGTAATACAAGTGTTAGCACAAAAGAATAACAAAGCAGTTGTCTTTTGACTCTTAGTATGAAATCAGTAATCTGCAGATGGACAGCAAAGTGTCACAACAAACATAAATCGATCACAATGAAGTCTGAAATCTCAGAGAAGAAAACCTTACACATGATTGTgtcaaaaataagaaagggAACTTCAACTGATTACTTGAGACTtagaagaataaaaaagacCAACCTGAACTGCTTCCTGAAAAACAGAGTCTCCAAAAGAACAGTGCATGGGATAATTGCCAGTTTTGTCATCTGAGACACAAAATACCCAGGAAATAAAAAGTTAGA from Punica granatum isolate Tunisia-2019 chromosome 3, ASM765513v2, whole genome shotgun sequence includes:
- the LOC116200229 gene encoding UDP-xylose transporter 3, which encodes MSESKGFQLGTIGALSLSVVSSVSIVICNKALISTLGFTFATTLTSWHLLVTFCSLHVALWMKLFEHKPFDATAVMGFGILNGISIGLLNLSLGFNSVGFYQMTKLAIIPCTVLLETLFFRKQFSKSVQGSLLILLVGVGIATVTDLQLNALGSILSLLAVVTTCVAQIMTNTIQKKFKVSSTQLLYQSCPYQAITLFVIGPFLDGLLTNQNVFAFKYTPQVLFFIVLSCLISVSVNFSTFLVIGKTSPVTYQVLGHLKTCLVLAFGYVLLHDPFSWRNILGILIAVIGMVLYSYYCTVESQQKANEVTTQMAQPKESETDPLISVENGATILGDGVVAKGPAWSSNKDLHA